AAGCCATTATTGCTTAGCTAGAAAGGCATTTCCCCTAAGGAACTAACCATGTCCAGACCAACATGGACACATGTCAATGCTAGAGGGCAAGAGGCAATCAACCTCGCTTATAAATACCCTTCTTTGACCTTAATGAGTTTCTTCTTGAACCtcttctttttatgtttttacctTGTTCAACCTCCCTCTCAAGCGGCTTACAATGCATCTCCACCATGTGAACTTCCATTTTTCTCCTTCTTTATTTCACCctcaacaaatttaaaagtattacaTTCGTATGATTGCGTAATAAAtacaacatatttatataatcaatacaaaatatgtctaatgcatttattttattattatctaaaattttaatgtaactaatattaatttacataaatttattacaaaGTACAGTACATATACATAAATTAACGGATCCAATTTGGAGCTTGATTTTGTACATTTTAAAAGCATAAGTGGCCATTGGTGCAAGTCCTGCAGAATTTGGCAGTAAAGATGGATAATCCCTGGAGATGGAAAACGTCATAAATcataaatcataatatatgtaCCAATGGTTGTTTGCTTACATAGTCATAGATAGTTGATgcatttttaacaaaaaccaCAACGTTATGAACAAATCGTGGCTATCCTTGGCAATTGGGACAATCTTTGTTGGGTTATTATTGATGTGTTTGTGCCACTTTGGAATATGAATTGCGCACttctttttaacatataacataGTAGCTTTATAGCCAACAAGTTACTATTccagttaaaataatttatataagtttaataAAGTTAATCCTAAATCCTAAatgttaaatttcaagttttagttgtaaaaaacaaaaaagaaacaaaaaacattTCAAGTTTTAGATTTATCTAAAGTGACTAACTACTTGTATAATGGTTCATAAGTGGGGGAAAAGGAAACTACCTTTACCATTCCATTATCCAAAACTCAGCAAACCAAGTCAGGAACGCATAAAATTAAGGATGACTTTGTAATTTCCAGACAATGATTTCTCTGcaataattgaatattatatgTTGGAAGTTGGAACTGCTGCAGCAGCAGGGCAAAGCATAGACTTGGAATAAactgagagagagagagagagagagagagaaagcgGTGAAGGCGAGGCTGTTCTGCTTCACCACGCCGCATCAGGAACATACGCATAAACCTATCACCATAGCCTCACACGTGCCTTTCTCTCTGTACCTTTGGCAAATTCTTGCctgtcaaatatttatagtttcACCATAGATTTAATGTGACAAAACAATATACACTTTTGGAAGATACTGAGGAATAATATATAGTAAATTCAATTCCTTGCATCCGATCTTGTAAAAATTCACATTTCCTGAATtgtaaaaagaaagagaagaccagacaagaaaaaaaaaaaaagagacccCAGAGCAGGAGTAAATAAAACAAGGAGAAAAAGAGTCTATGTGCTACAGAAGGCAAGGTCAAAGCAAACAGAGACATGCAAGCTGATGTACAGATAGAAAAACCCCCACCTCAAAAAAGCAAAACCTGGAGCTCTCTTTTACGGAACCAAACCCACCATCCGCCTCAGCACATCACCTGGAAATTCAATGGTGTTGAGTCTCCTGAGTCGGGGGTTGCTGATGCTGATCCTCAGCATCACCACTAGTAGTCTCCTCCTCCAATTTCTCACCCTTTTCACCACAGCAACAGCTCTTATCGCCGAAAGAAGAAGACCTGCTAGAAGAAATGGGGGTGGCCAAGAACGTTGGCTTTACTTCGCCTGCCATTATCACAAGAAACTTTTGTTCCATAACAGGAGCTCCTCCTTTCTGGGTCTTATCTCCTGCTTCCAAGTCTCTGTCCCCTTCACCTCTCTCGCCATTCTCAAGGTACCCTGACAGTTTCCAATAAGAACAAGCAAGTATGAGGAGCGCAAAGGCTATGAGACCAAGCATGGCAGCCAAGCCGCCGAACAAGTAGGGAACTGGTGAATGCCATGGCGAGTGTGGAATCGTGGAAGGCGACGCTGCTGTGACATTGAATGTCTCTCTTGCTGCcatttttgtttgcttttttaAGCAAAGCTTATACAAGGGAAAGCTAAACTGCAAAGATGGGTATTTTTGTTCTCTCTTTTCGTGAGCGTTGGGGAGTGGTTGCAAAGGTATttataaaaggaagaaaatggagaaaagtgggaggattattttacaatttaggtGATATATGGCGTCACTTTTGTACGAATATTGAACTAGGGGCTTCTTCGGGAATTTCGGAAGAAAACAGTACTACGGGCAAACCACTTAACGAGTAGAATGTAGAAACTGGTTTTATAAACACTACAGTCAAGTTAAAACCAATGATTGGTTATCTAATGAAAATAGCTGAACCCTTCAATTCCTCTTTCTAATCATATCTATGCGGATTGCACATTTCCACCTGTAAAAGTAAAACTCTTTTACTAACCGTATGTCTCTGGATGTTTCAGTTTCACCATTTTTTACATGTAAATGCAGGGTTTCATGGGTTGGtcatataatttgataatgGACTTTTTCAAATCGGATCTTAAGAATGGACGTACGACTGGTCTAGCTTCTATAGAAACATTGATTATTAAGTACACTgtttttgtgtatatatatagattagaACGCAATTGAAGTTAAGGTGAAGTAATTGCTAGAAAACATGTGACTATTCTTGCAATTATTGTATTGTGATGACCATACAAATATATCACACAACTATAACAATtacaaaaccaaaattcaagTTTAGAAATTAATTGGAAGCATTCATGCTTcaataatttggtaaaatgatAAGAGTTACCTATAATTCAGTTGGCCACCCATGattagtttttgtttatttttttcctattttgagTCCACAAGCCCTCACAATGGTATTTCAAATCTCCAGCATGGTTTTGGGATTATTAAAACCATTTTACTAACATATTAGATGTTGAACTTACCAAATatgtttatcattttaactcATTGAACcttaaaactatttttgaaaatttaattaacaaatatcttattattaaatgatttcataagATTATGAAGAATTGATTTAATGGTGAaagaatgattttaaaatttttgaggcttataaataattttatgatttattatagttaaacaaatatattttgattgattagttgagttaattattatttaatgctttatcaacaaaataacattttaaaacgATGGTAAACAAAAACTCATACTTAAAA
The Gossypium raimondii isolate GPD5lz chromosome 8, ASM2569854v1, whole genome shotgun sequence DNA segment above includes these coding regions:
- the LOC105790971 gene encoding protein GLUTAMINE DUMPER 3 — protein: MAARETFNVTAASPSTIPHSPWHSPVPYLFGGLAAMLGLIAFALLILACSYWKLSGYLENGERGEGDRDLEAGDKTQKGGAPVMEQKFLVIMAGEVKPTFLATPISSSRSSSFGDKSCCCGEKGEKLEEETTSGDAEDQHQQPPTQETQHH